The following are from one region of the Aquirufa lenticrescens genome:
- a CDS encoding TonB-dependent receptor family protein: MKNVRLLPILLLLCVSSLFAQTKIKIQGEVNVPFSSIRLFKGTSLVTGTIGNEKGKFVVEVAPGTYDLLIESIGYEALKMANQSFTSSINLGTISVKESNQTLNEVVVKGQKASMELNLDKRIFNVGTDLANKGATASEILGNLPSIQVDPEGAIKLRGSDNVRILIDGKPSTLAGINGSSGLQSLQGNLIDKVEIITNPSARYEAEGMAGIINIVLKKNQNQGFNGAIETTTGYPENFGGTAIVNYRKNKFNFFINYGVFYRRTPGRGSIYQEVYTGKQTNYLEQHSSNNVTGLVNNVRGGADYFFNDKTILTASYIFRRTDVQRITDFNYLDYRGNLFNLYSDTHRQQDEKEAEPNGEYALTFKKNFAKKGKEFSADLRYLDYWERSDQTYTQNGKKPDGSAFPELNKVQKALNDEFERQWILQADYVNPIGKDAKIEMGLRTSFRNMINDYIVTEQQPSGQFTIIPGLKNVFNYKENISAAYLIFGNKMKQFSYQFGLRAETTDIQTELEETKEKNPRNYANLFPSAHFTYTITPDNSFQLSYSRRVRRPTYNDLTPFVTFSDNRNFFSGNPNLNPEFTNSFDLGNVRYFDKGSISSSLYYRQTFGKIDRFRTVDTLGFAKTLPVNLSDQQSMGIEIASSYNFTKAYKADLSFNAFRAITDATNINAAFKADTYSWFVRHSSRIKLGAVDLQVRANYEAPQQTPQGTRGYIAWADLSASKDIMKGNGTLSLSILDIFSSRINRYESRFLEPRDGSGFYTRGESQGRLTSLNLTFNYRFKTTKQAAKQRRSLMDEEN, from the coding sequence ATGAAAAACGTTCGGCTTCTTCCGATACTACTCTTATTGTGCGTTTCCAGCTTATTTGCCCAAACAAAAATTAAAATTCAAGGGGAAGTGAACGTCCCATTTTCTAGCATTCGTCTTTTTAAAGGTACTTCACTAGTTACTGGAACGATCGGGAATGAAAAGGGAAAATTTGTAGTCGAAGTAGCACCAGGAACGTATGATCTTCTGATAGAAAGTATCGGATATGAAGCTTTGAAGATGGCTAATCAGTCCTTTACAAGCTCCATTAATTTAGGAACAATTAGCGTCAAGGAAAGTAATCAGACCTTAAATGAGGTAGTGGTGAAGGGCCAAAAAGCCTCCATGGAACTCAACCTCGACAAGCGGATCTTTAATGTGGGGACGGATTTAGCGAATAAAGGGGCTACAGCATCTGAAATATTAGGAAATTTACCCTCCATACAAGTGGACCCAGAAGGGGCAATTAAACTGAGAGGAAGTGATAATGTCCGGATTTTGATCGATGGCAAACCCTCCACTTTAGCCGGAATCAATGGATCCTCTGGTTTACAATCTTTGCAAGGGAACCTAATCGATAAAGTCGAAATCATTACGAATCCTTCGGCTCGTTATGAGGCAGAAGGAATGGCAGGCATCATCAATATCGTGCTAAAAAAGAACCAAAACCAAGGTTTCAACGGTGCCATAGAAACGACTACGGGGTATCCAGAGAATTTTGGAGGAACGGCGATTGTTAATTACCGAAAGAATAAATTCAATTTCTTCATTAATTATGGGGTATTCTACAGACGAACACCTGGCCGCGGAAGTATCTACCAAGAGGTCTACACCGGAAAACAGACAAATTATCTGGAACAACATTCGTCTAATAATGTCACTGGCCTAGTTAATAATGTAAGAGGTGGAGCGGATTATTTTTTCAATGACAAAACCATTTTAACCGCCTCCTATATCTTCAGAAGAACTGACGTTCAACGCATTACAGACTTTAATTACCTTGATTACCGCGGAAATTTATTTAATTTGTACAGCGATACGCATCGCCAACAAGATGAAAAAGAGGCAGAACCGAATGGAGAATATGCCCTCACTTTCAAGAAAAACTTTGCTAAAAAAGGAAAAGAATTTAGCGCCGATTTGCGCTACTTAGATTATTGGGAAAGATCGGATCAAACTTATACTCAAAACGGAAAGAAACCCGATGGATCTGCTTTTCCTGAACTTAACAAGGTACAAAAAGCCTTAAATGACGAATTCGAACGCCAATGGATTTTGCAAGCAGACTATGTTAATCCGATCGGTAAAGATGCCAAAATCGAAATGGGTCTTCGCACCAGTTTCAGGAATATGATCAATGATTATATCGTAACAGAACAACAACCATCAGGACAATTTACCATTATCCCTGGCTTGAAAAACGTATTTAATTATAAAGAAAACATCTCGGCAGCCTACCTGATTTTTGGAAACAAAATGAAGCAGTTTTCGTACCAATTCGGGTTAAGAGCTGAGACTACTGATATCCAAACGGAACTAGAAGAAACGAAGGAAAAGAACCCAAGGAATTATGCAAATTTGTTTCCTAGTGCCCATTTTACGTATACCATCACTCCGGACAATTCCTTTCAATTAAGCTATTCTAGAAGGGTGAGACGTCCAACCTACAATGATTTAACGCCCTTTGTTACTTTTTCTGATAACCGAAATTTCTTCTCTGGAAACCCCAATTTAAATCCGGAATTTACCAATTCATTTGATTTAGGAAACGTACGTTACTTTGATAAGGGAAGTATTAGCTCGTCCCTTTATTACCGCCAAACCTTTGGCAAAATCGACCGATTCAGAACCGTTGATACCTTAGGTTTTGCAAAAACATTACCAGTCAATTTAAGTGATCAACAGTCGATGGGAATTGAAATTGCTAGTTCCTATAACTTTACCAAAGCCTACAAAGCAGATTTAAGCTTTAATGCATTTAGAGCGATTACGGATGCTACCAATATCAATGCAGCCTTTAAGGCAGACACCTATTCTTGGTTTGTTAGACATAGTTCCCGCATTAAATTAGGAGCAGTGGATTTACAAGTGAGAGCAAATTACGAAGCGCCGCAACAAACGCCGCAAGGAACGAGAGGGTATATCGCCTGGGCTGATTTATCTGCTTCAAAAGATATTATGAAAGGGAATGGAACACTAAGTTTAAGTATTTTAGATATATTTAGCTCCCGAATTAATCGCTATGAATCTCGTTTCTTAGAACCTAGAGATGGTTCTGGTTTTTACACTCGTGGGGAATCCCAAGGGCGATTAACTTCACTTAATTTGACCTTTAATTACCGATTTAAAACGACTAAACAGGCTGCGAAGCAACGCCGCAGCTTAATGGACGAAGAAAATTAA
- a CDS encoding penicillin acylase family protein, with product MKIFVTLFLLTISLFSKADSYQAQAKRVTIHRDEWGIPHIYGKTDADAVFGLMYAQCEDDFARVEMNYIEKLGRMSEVKGEKELAYDLYIKLLIDEKEAKAEYKTSPVWLKKLLNAYADGINYYLQKHPEVKPRLITHFEPWFPLLWTDGSIGAISTGDVTEQETALFYGLPVQVASVKYQTPDEKLTGSNGFAVGPALSKSGHSLLYINPHVTFYFRPEVHVESEEGLSVYGAVTWGQFFVYQGFNPYNGWMHTSSEVDVADAYVETTRSRNGRVEYLLDGKWIPFQTKIITLGSRKIKAYFNHRGPVLAARNGKWISVRSYNRARKSLMQSWLRTKTKGLADYKRVMDMRANTSNNTVYADNKGNIAYWHGNYVPRRDSSKDWGVPQDGSSSKIDWKGLHSVEEIVHVYNPTSGWIQNCNSTPFTVSGTSSPLRANYPVYMAPDGENFRDRNAVRLFSQTGKLDLQGLIGLGYDRRLMAFETLVPALIDAAGHESDLSEVVQELKKWDYNASSSSIAQTIAIRWGLKIMPKIPKPKQFGGETEVVQNMEDYAKTGAKSEMVQALREVLAELNRDFGTWRVAWGELNRFQRISNGDALQMDDSKASFPVPFTSSAWGQLPSYTSRSIQGSKKWYGVNGNSFIAAVEFGPKIKAYSLLAGGQNGSPNSPHFFDQGQMYAEGKFKDIYFYKSDVLKHAVASYHP from the coding sequence ATGAAAATATTCGTTACACTCTTTTTATTAACTATTTCTTTATTTTCGAAAGCCGATTCTTATCAGGCCCAAGCGAAACGCGTAACCATTCACCGAGACGAATGGGGCATTCCACATATCTATGGTAAAACGGATGCAGATGCTGTTTTTGGCTTGATGTACGCCCAGTGCGAGGATGATTTCGCTCGAGTGGAGATGAATTACATCGAGAAATTGGGACGAATGTCTGAAGTAAAAGGGGAAAAGGAATTAGCTTATGACCTCTATATCAAATTGTTAATTGATGAGAAAGAGGCCAAAGCAGAATACAAAACCTCTCCTGTTTGGCTTAAAAAACTCTTGAACGCTTACGCAGATGGAATTAATTACTATTTACAAAAACACCCCGAAGTTAAGCCTCGTTTAATCACCCATTTTGAACCTTGGTTTCCCCTGTTATGGACCGATGGATCCATTGGAGCCATTTCTACTGGAGATGTGACTGAACAAGAAACAGCTTTGTTTTATGGTTTACCAGTTCAAGTCGCTAGTGTGAAATACCAAACTCCAGACGAAAAATTAACGGGTTCGAATGGTTTCGCGGTAGGCCCTGCCCTCTCTAAATCCGGTCATTCTTTACTCTATATTAATCCGCACGTGACCTTTTATTTCCGTCCCGAAGTACACGTAGAAAGCGAAGAAGGTTTGTCGGTATATGGAGCGGTGACTTGGGGTCAATTCTTTGTTTATCAGGGATTTAATCCCTACAATGGTTGGATGCACACCTCTTCTGAAGTCGATGTAGCGGATGCCTATGTAGAGACAACACGCTCGCGGAATGGACGGGTGGAATACTTGCTAGATGGCAAATGGATTCCTTTTCAAACGAAAATAATCACCTTGGGTTCACGAAAAATCAAGGCCTATTTTAACCACCGCGGTCCAGTTCTAGCCGCCAGAAATGGGAAATGGATTTCCGTTCGTTCGTACAATAGAGCTCGAAAAAGCTTAATGCAAAGTTGGTTGCGCACGAAAACAAAAGGATTAGCTGATTATAAACGCGTCATGGACATGAGGGCGAATACCTCGAACAATACCGTTTATGCTGACAATAAGGGTAATATCGCTTATTGGCACGGTAATTACGTTCCGCGTAGGGACAGCTCAAAAGACTGGGGCGTACCCCAAGACGGTTCTTCAAGTAAGATCGATTGGAAAGGACTTCATTCTGTTGAAGAAATCGTTCACGTATATAATCCTACTTCTGGTTGGATTCAAAATTGCAATTCAACTCCTTTTACTGTCTCAGGAACTTCGAGTCCATTACGTGCAAATTATCCCGTTTATATGGCGCCAGACGGGGAAAATTTCCGAGATCGCAATGCGGTTCGTTTGTTCTCACAGACCGGTAAATTGGATTTACAGGGTTTGATTGGATTAGGATACGATCGCCGATTGATGGCTTTCGAAACTTTAGTTCCAGCACTTATAGATGCAGCAGGCCATGAATCAGATTTGTCAGAGGTGGTTCAAGAATTGAAAAAATGGGATTATAATGCGTCGTCCAGTTCAATTGCCCAAACTATCGCCATTCGTTGGGGACTGAAGATTATGCCTAAAATTCCTAAGCCCAAGCAATTTGGGGGAGAAACGGAGGTCGTTCAAAATATGGAAGACTATGCGAAAACGGGAGCTAAATCTGAAATGGTTCAAGCCCTACGAGAGGTTTTAGCGGAATTGAATAGAGATTTTGGTACTTGGCGGGTTGCCTGGGGCGAATTAAACCGCTTCCAACGTATTTCGAATGGTGACGCCTTGCAAATGGATGATTCGAAAGCGAGTTTTCCAGTGCCTTTTACCTCTTCCGCTTGGGGCCAACTACCCTCTTACACGAGTCGATCGATTCAAGGATCGAAAAAGTGGTATGGGGTAAATGGCAATAGTTTTATTGCGGCGGTGGAATTTGGCCCTAAAATTAAGGCCTATTCTCTGCTAGCAGGTGGTCAAAATGGTAGCCCTAATTCCCCTCACTTCTTCGATCAAGGTCAAATGTATGCGGAAGGGAAATTTAAGGATATTTATTTTTATAAAAGTGATGTTTTGAAGCACGCGGTCGCTTCCTATCATCCTTAA
- a CDS encoding PAS domain-containing sensor histidine kinase: MPNQIQAGFEFEAIFQEAAIGIIVTNSQFEIILSNRFADKLFGYDTSELLGENISLLIPNHLKDRHQGHLENLGHEKPISRPMGIGLDLKAKRKDGSLFPIEISLSHFKASDSMHYIAFVSDVTLKRKVEMELILKNQQINQLNETLEQEVAARTQALQNTLDKLEVNAKELEISLEKEKVLGDLKTRFVSMASHEFRTPLTSILGSATLIEKYVKAEDQPKREQHINRIKSSVSHLTEILEEFLSVGKLEDGKLEIHPTEFSIQDFLQDILTDFSTYQQAIYLELDDDFSCVQDASILRKVIFNGLSNALKFSQKEIILKVEKQANQVLITIIDQGIGISEEDQKHLFERFFRGGNATVIQGTGLGLHLVDRYMRLLGGKVEIKSELNKGTELQIQFPVK; the protein is encoded by the coding sequence ATGCCAAATCAAATACAAGCCGGATTCGAGTTTGAAGCTATCTTCCAAGAGGCGGCTATTGGTATTATTGTGACGAATTCGCAATTTGAAATTATCCTTTCGAATCGTTTTGCGGATAAATTATTTGGGTACGATACGTCAGAGTTATTGGGTGAAAATATTTCCTTATTGATTCCGAACCATTTAAAGGATCGGCATCAGGGTCATTTGGAAAATTTAGGTCATGAAAAACCCATTTCTCGTCCCATGGGTATTGGTTTAGATTTAAAGGCCAAAAGAAAGGACGGTTCCTTATTCCCTATCGAGATTTCCTTAAGTCACTTTAAAGCCAGCGATAGCATGCATTACATCGCATTCGTGAGTGATGTGACTTTAAAGCGTAAAGTCGAGATGGAGTTGATATTAAAGAATCAGCAGATCAATCAACTAAATGAGACTTTAGAACAAGAAGTAGCGGCTAGAACACAGGCTTTACAAAATACCTTGGACAAGTTAGAGGTCAATGCAAAAGAGCTTGAAATTTCCTTAGAAAAGGAAAAGGTGTTAGGGGATTTGAAAACCCGCTTTGTCTCGATGGCTTCCCACGAATTTAGAACGCCATTGACGTCTATCTTGGGTTCCGCTACGCTGATTGAAAAATATGTTAAAGCAGAAGATCAGCCTAAAAGAGAACAACATATTAACCGCATTAAGTCCTCTGTCAGTCATTTGACGGAGATTTTAGAGGAGTTTTTATCGGTAGGTAAATTAGAAGATGGGAAATTAGAAATTCATCCAACTGAGTTTTCTATACAGGACTTTTTACAAGATATTCTAACTGACTTTAGTACCTATCAGCAGGCTATTTACCTGGAATTGGACGATGATTTCAGTTGTGTTCAAGATGCCTCCATTCTACGTAAAGTTATTTTTAATGGTTTGTCTAATGCCTTGAAATTCTCACAGAAAGAAATCATCCTGAAAGTGGAGAAACAAGCGAATCAAGTTTTAATTACCATTATTGATCAAGGAATTGGCATCAGTGAGGAGGACCAAAAGCATTTATTCGAACGCTTTTTCCGTGGAGGAAATGCCACGGTTATTCAAGGAACGGGGTTAGGATTGCACCTGGTGGATCGCTATATGCGTTTATTAGGGGGTAAAGTGGAAATTAAGAGTGAATTAAATAAAGGAACTGAACTACAAATTCAGTTTCCTGTGAAATAA
- a CDS encoding response regulator, which yields MGKRLLIIEDSVDIRENTAELLELSGFAVETASDGLEGVRLARTWNPDLVICDIMMPNLDGFGVLQVFSSQPELASIPFIFLTAKTDRADMRKGMEMGADDYLTKPFQEVELLKAIDARLKKAKTITPVVESISDVAAVHEALAFLDLPTWEGEKKVQTHAKKQVIYAEGDHPIRLYYLAKGKVKAYHTNKDGKYFITSFIQEGEFFGFVDILENQSYRESAEALEESVIISVSAVDFQQRLKENIHLEVFFRKALTSYLLKNEKLMVEMAYQSLRMRVAMVLVELAQTYGTSMSEPLVIKLSREDLASRVGTATESVIRTLSDFKKEGYLDVKGGEMTLKNIEGLAKLKY from the coding sequence ATGGGAAAGCGCCTATTAATTATTGAAGACAGTGTGGATATTCGGGAGAATACGGCAGAGCTGTTGGAATTATCTGGATTTGCAGTGGAGACCGCTTCAGATGGTTTGGAAGGTGTACGATTAGCGCGTACATGGAATCCTGATTTAGTCATTTGCGATATTATGATGCCTAATTTGGATGGATTTGGTGTTTTACAAGTCTTCTCCAGTCAACCAGAATTAGCTTCTATTCCCTTTATCTTCTTGACGGCTAAAACCGATCGGGCGGATATGCGCAAGGGTATGGAAATGGGGGCTGATGATTATTTGACTAAACCCTTCCAAGAAGTGGAATTATTGAAAGCCATCGATGCTCGTTTAAAGAAAGCAAAAACGATTACACCGGTTGTAGAATCGATTTCAGATGTTGCTGCGGTACACGAGGCTTTGGCGTTCTTAGATTTACCTACATGGGAAGGTGAAAAGAAAGTACAAACTCACGCGAAAAAACAGGTGATTTATGCGGAAGGAGATCATCCGATTCGTTTGTATTATTTGGCCAAAGGAAAAGTGAAAGCCTATCACACGAACAAGGATGGCAAGTATTTCATTACTTCGTTTATTCAGGAAGGGGAATTTTTCGGCTTTGTCGACATCTTAGAAAACCAATCTTATCGCGAAAGTGCAGAAGCCTTAGAAGAATCCGTAATCATCAGTGTCTCAGCTGTCGATTTTCAGCAACGATTAAAAGAAAACATTCACTTAGAAGTCTTTTTTAGAAAAGCTTTGACCAGCTATTTGTTGAAAAACGAAAAGCTGATGGTCGAAATGGCTTACCAAAGTTTACGCATGCGGGTGGCGATGGTTTTAGTCGAATTAGCACAAACTTACGGGACTTCTATGTCCGAACCTTTGGTGATTAAACTATCACGTGAAGATCTTGCTTCTCGCGTGGGAACAGCTACGGAATCGGTGATTCGAACTTTGAGTGACTTTAAGAAGGAAGGATACTTAGATGTAAAAGGAGGCGAAATGACCTTGAAAAATATCGAAGGTCTAGCTAAGCTTAAATACTAA
- a CDS encoding sulfite exporter TauE/SafE family protein, with product MHTWYYTFLIGLAGSWHCFAMCGPIVAQINARGKSPARMLLYPLGRIFIYGALGYFVAGIGSIWLFPNLWSYYYVLAGVFILLIISQNIGEGPLSFLHQSIGKKLQKIGAKMGPSGYFILGMANGLLPCGLVVAGLSVALIQPKPLYGAFSMVILGIATLPALQLYIWGSSKLKKQPIFQYLGWFVAGILLFRGAWGIGMAYSDYLAHSSLSPIICHPFSI from the coding sequence ATGCATACTTGGTATTATACTTTTCTCATCGGTTTAGCCGGAAGCTGGCATTGCTTTGCGATGTGTGGACCCATTGTGGCTCAAATTAATGCGCGCGGGAAATCACCTGCTAGGATGCTGCTTTATCCACTTGGACGCATTTTCATATATGGTGCGCTGGGTTATTTTGTAGCTGGAATAGGATCCATTTGGCTATTTCCCAATCTATGGTCTTATTATTATGTATTGGCAGGTGTTTTTATACTCCTAATTATTAGCCAAAACATAGGAGAGGGGCCTCTGTCTTTTTTACATCAATCGATTGGGAAAAAATTACAGAAAATAGGGGCTAAAATGGGCCCCAGTGGCTATTTTATCTTAGGAATGGCCAATGGACTTTTACCTTGTGGTCTCGTGGTAGCCGGTTTAAGTGTAGCCTTAATTCAACCAAAACCCTTATATGGAGCTTTTAGTATGGTGATATTAGGCATAGCGACCTTACCAGCGCTTCAGCTATATATTTGGGGGTCTTCCAAATTAAAGAAACAGCCGATATTTCAATACCTAGGATGGTTCGTAGCAGGAATACTACTATTTAGGGGAGCTTGGGGCATCGGAATGGCCTATTCTGACTACTTAGCCCATTCGAGTCTTAGTCCGATTATCTGCCACCCCTTTAGTATTTAA
- a CDS encoding FixH family protein, which yields MNKFSFNWGHGIIVTFVLFGAFMAYFYVNMSKESIELVGKNYYADGQAFQRKINEREQTAALTTKASLEFSADFQQAKIQFPTSISTGSLVFYRPSNANLDKTLSVSADSTGLALIHTPFLVKGPWNVSLSWEKDGKSYIEEQRIQIP from the coding sequence ATGAATAAATTTAGCTTTAATTGGGGACATGGCATCATTGTCACCTTTGTACTTTTTGGAGCATTTATGGCGTATTTTTATGTGAATATGTCCAAAGAATCCATCGAATTAGTGGGCAAGAACTACTATGCAGATGGTCAGGCATTTCAACGGAAAATCAATGAGCGGGAACAAACGGCGGCATTAACAACTAAGGCCAGTTTGGAATTTTCAGCGGATTTTCAACAAGCCAAAATTCAGTTCCCAACTTCCATTTCAACAGGTAGTTTAGTTTTTTACCGACCATCCAATGCCAATTTAGATAAAACACTTAGTGTTTCTGCCGATTCGACTGGCCTAGCACTCATCCATACGCCCTTTTTAGTTAAAGGTCCATGGAATGTTAGTTTAAGCTGGGAGAAAGACGGCAAAAGCTACATCGAAGAACAGCGAATTCAAATTCCTTAA
- the ccoG gene encoding cytochrome c oxidase accessory protein CcoG, giving the protein MSQFNLDNDDYRNHLYNQTKDGKRLWIYPGRIIGQFYRLRTYFSYLLLTLLFGLPWIEYKGNPIFLFNVLERKFIFWGVPFFPQDFHLVALGLVAFLLFVSLFTVLFGRIWCGWACPQTIFMEMLFRKIEYWIEGDDKAQRKLAESPWNTEKILKRGTKHTLFVLLSFAIANTFLMYIISKKEWLKLVTESPMDHVVGLVAILIFTAVFYFVFARFREMVCMVICPYGRLQGVLLDNNSILVQYDYKRGEPRGKGEDKGACIDCHWCVRVCPTGIDIRNGSNQLECIGCTACIDACDRVMEKTHQPTGLIRYDSLNGVNAGQKLKFTLRIGAYSTVLALIIAGLGYMLVTRTNFETTLLRTPGMIFQVDEKTHEVSNLYQMEVLNKSMEKQSFRIEAPEPFKIVWVGKPINLVNPGKMAKGEFFLKIKLGKWKNGEKVPVQITETSGKEEIIKTSFIQPDE; this is encoded by the coding sequence ATGTCACAATTCAATTTAGATAATGATGATTACCGGAACCATCTGTACAATCAGACTAAGGACGGGAAACGCCTTTGGATCTATCCCGGTCGCATTATCGGTCAATTCTATCGCCTAAGAACGTATTTCTCCTACCTTTTATTAACGCTATTATTCGGTTTACCTTGGATCGAATACAAAGGGAATCCCATCTTCCTATTTAATGTGTTAGAACGGAAATTTATCTTTTGGGGTGTGCCGTTTTTTCCACAGGACTTCCATTTAGTAGCCTTAGGACTTGTCGCATTCCTTTTATTTGTCAGTTTATTTACCGTATTATTTGGTCGCATCTGGTGTGGCTGGGCTTGCCCGCAGACCATCTTCATGGAAATGTTATTTCGGAAGATTGAATACTGGATAGAGGGAGATGATAAAGCTCAAAGAAAACTAGCCGAATCCCCTTGGAATACCGAGAAGATCTTGAAAAGAGGAACTAAGCATACCTTGTTCGTTCTCTTGTCATTCGCTATTGCGAACACCTTTTTGATGTATATCATCAGCAAAAAGGAATGGCTCAAATTAGTTACAGAATCTCCCATGGATCACGTGGTGGGGTTAGTCGCCATTTTAATTTTTACAGCGGTCTTTTACTTTGTATTTGCACGGTTTAGGGAGATGGTATGCATGGTAATTTGCCCCTATGGTCGTTTACAAGGCGTATTATTGGATAACAATTCGATTTTAGTTCAATATGATTATAAGCGGGGAGAACCGCGCGGAAAAGGGGAAGATAAAGGCGCCTGCATCGATTGCCATTGGTGTGTACGCGTTTGTCCTACCGGAATTGATATCCGAAATGGGAGTAATCAATTAGAATGCATTGGATGCACGGCCTGTATTGATGCGTGTGATAGGGTGATGGAAAAGACCCACCAACCTACCGGTTTAATTCGCTACGATTCTTTGAATGGGGTAAATGCAGGACAAAAACTCAAGTTCACCTTACGAATTGGGGCATATAGCACTGTTTTGGCCTTGATCATCGCGGGCTTAGGTTATATGTTAGTCACACGGACTAATTTTGAAACTACACTGCTTCGTACGCCCGGGATGATTTTCCAGGTGGATGAAAAGACTCATGAGGTAAGTAATTTATACCAAATGGAGGTTTTGAACAAGTCGATGGAAAAGCAAAGCTTCAGAATAGAGGCGCCTGAGCCCTTTAAGATTGTTTGGGTGGGAAAACCTATTAATTTAGTCAACCCGGGAAAAATGGCAAAAGGGGAGTTCTTCCTGAAAATCAAACTAGGTAAATGGAAGAATGGGGAAAAGGTTCCGGTACAAATTACCGAAACAAGTGGAAAAGAAGAGATTATCAAAACAAGTTTTATACAACCAGATGAATAA
- a CDS encoding YgaP family membrane protein: MKKNVGKMDRIFRLAIAVSLAILAYAKIIPANLALTVYIVAVIIALTGIFRFCLLYKPFGLSTCREKSPF, encoded by the coding sequence ATGAAAAAGAACGTAGGTAAAATGGATAGAATCTTTCGATTAGCGATCGCAGTAAGTTTAGCGATTCTTGCATATGCTAAAATCATTCCCGCTAATCTCGCCTTAACGGTTTACATTGTAGCGGTGATTATAGCCCTAACAGGAATATTTAGATTTTGCTTACTCTACAAACCTTTTGGATTGAGTACCTGCCGAGAAAAATCTCCATTTTAA
- a CDS encoding cbb3-type cytochrome c oxidase N-terminal domain-containing protein, which produces MSVTVVEIWLVSMILMTGVVILIVTLQLHVALKKLVDQASPEPEVKQSWWDGFTGLKPLEKEKDLLMEHKYDDIAELDNPTPPWFMYLFYLTILFAVVYGLYYHVYQDGNIQETEYKTEVTIAEKAREEYMKKFANSVNEDNVTVVKEAKDLTEGSQLYSTNCVACHGDKGQGGVGPNLTDKFWIHGGDVKDLFKTITHGIPEKGMIAWNKTLNPLQIQKVASYILTLQGSNPPGAKEPQGTETKTP; this is translated from the coding sequence ATGTCAGTTACTGTTGTTGAAATTTGGTTAGTCAGTATGATCCTAATGACTGGGGTTGTCATATTAATTGTAACGCTACAATTGCATGTGGCCTTGAAAAAACTAGTGGATCAAGCCTCGCCGGAACCGGAGGTAAAGCAAAGCTGGTGGGATGGATTCACCGGTTTAAAACCTTTGGAAAAAGAAAAAGACCTCTTAATGGAGCATAAATACGATGATATTGCGGAATTAGATAATCCTACGCCGCCTTGGTTCATGTATTTATTCTATTTAACAATTCTTTTCGCTGTCGTTTATGGCCTGTATTACCACGTTTACCAAGATGGCAATATTCAAGAAACGGAATATAAAACCGAGGTTACAATTGCTGAAAAAGCGAGAGAAGAGTACATGAAGAAGTTTGCTAATTCAGTAAACGAGGATAATGTAACGGTAGTAAAAGAGGCCAAAGATTTAACAGAGGGTTCTCAACTATATTCTACAAATTGTGTAGCTTGTCACGGTGATAAGGGGCAAGGTGGCGTGGGACCTAACTTAACGGATAAGTTTTGGATTCACGGTGGAGATGTGAAGGATTTGTTTAAAACGATTACCCATGGTATTCCTGAAAAGGGGATGATTGCGTGGAATAAGACGTTAAATCCGTTACAAATTCAGAAAGTTGCCTCTTATATTCTGACACTTCAAGGATCCAATCCTCCTGGTGCGAAAGAACCACAAGGAACAGAAACTAAAACTCCCTAA